A genomic window from Fusarium oxysporum Fo47 chromosome X, complete sequence includes:
- a CDS encoding cytochrome P450, with translation MTSPIAIFAIPAVVLALLLRFIVQSFRSPLRTVQGPALARLTDGWYFWKVWKGSFQDVNLDLHKKYGTIVRYGPNRYSFNDPEAAKTIYGLGTHFPKSSWYSAWASPGTWAIFSDQSVKRHNQNRKLYQATYAMSSLVHYEPFVDDCADIFAQRLSEMSSTSTHLPVDMRHWFQCYAFDVIGLITYAKRFGFLDSGDDVGNVIGALEDHLGYATLVGIFPSLHKYLFKIRNWLAGGKGTGRAYILNFTNERIRQAQVAPKPVAAESEVTMEDFLTKFLAKHAASPDVFTQYHVLMGCTSNMVAGSDTTAISLSAVLYYLLKNPDCLQKLRAEIDALTARGELSKSPTFKESQQMVYFQAVIKEALRMHPATGLPLERVVPEGGATICGRFFPEGTIVGINTWVAHRDTRVFGQDANSFNPDRWLTAESERLSMMNRYYMPFGLGSRNCIGRHVSMLEMSKLIPRIIRDFDFSLDSSLQHQNWHTQSYWFVKPLDFKVRIQPRVLEKQRV, from the exons ATGACCTCTCCGATTGCGATATTCGCTATACCGGCGGTGGTTCTAGCACTTCTCTTGCGGTTCATCGTCCAATCCTTTCGCTCTCCACTGCGAACCGTCCAGGGACCTGCCCTCGCCCGATTGACAGATGGCTGGTACTTCTGGAAAGTCTGGAAAGGCTCATTCCAAGATGTAAACCTGGATCTACATAAGAAATACG GAACGATTGTACGATATGGGCCCAACAGATATAGCTTCAACGACCCCGAGGCAGCCAAGACAATCTACGGTCTGGGCACTCACTTCCCAAAGTCATCGTGGTACTCAGCCTGGGCAAGTCCCGGCACATGGGCCATCTTCAGCGATCAATCAGTCAAACGTCACAACCAGAACCGAAAGCTATATCAAGCGACATACGCAATGTCGTCACTTGTTCACTACGAGCCCTTCGTCGATGACTGCGCCGACATCTTTGCCCAACGTCTCTCCGAGATGTCCAGCACCTCGACTCATCTACCTGTCGACATGCGACACTGGTTCCAGTGCTATGCGTTCGATGTCATCGGTTTGATCACATATGCAAAGCGCTTCGGATTCCTAGACAGtggagatgatgttggtAATGTCATCGGTGCTTTGGAGGACCACTTAGGTTATGCGACCCTGGTTGGGATTTTCCCAAGTCTGCATAAGTACCTCTTCAAGATCAGGAACTGGCTAGCCGGAGGGAAGGGAACAGGACGAGCATACATCTTGAACTTCACAAACGAGAGGATCCGGCAAGCCCAGGTAGCTCCCAAGCCCGTCGCCGCAGAGAGTGAGGTCACTATGGAAGACTTTCTCACCAAGTTTCTGGCTAAGCATGCTGCCTCGCCCGATGTCTTCACTCAATATCATGTTCTCATGGGATGTACATCGAACATGGTTGCGGGCTCTGATACAACGGCCATCAGTCTTTCGGCTGTTCTGTACTATTTACTAAAGAACCCGGATTGTTTACAGAAGCTGAGGGCCGAGATCGATGCCTTGACAGCACGAGGAGAATTGTCAAAATCTCCCACCTTTAAGGAAAGCCAGCAGATGGTCTATTTCCAGGCTGTTATCAAGGAGGCGCTCCGAATGCATCCTGCCACTGGTCTCCCACTCGAGAGAGTTGTTCCCGAGGGCGGCGCGACAATATGCGGACGATTCTTCCCAGAAGGA ACTATTGTCGGTATCAACACATGGGTAGCTCACCGCGATACTCGAGTGTTTGGTCAAGATGCCAATTCCTTCAACCCAGACAGATGGCTCACGGCCGAAAGCGAGAGACTCTCCATGATGAACCGTTACTATATGCCT TTCGGACTCGGCTCACGAAACTGTATTGGCCGACACGTCTCGATGCTTGAGATGTCAAAGCTGATCCCACGAATTATCCGCGATTTTGACTTCAGCCTTGATTCGTCGTTGCAGCATCAGAATTGGCATACCCAGAGCTACTGGTTCGTCAAGCCGTTGGACTTTAAAGTGCGTATTCAACCACGTGTTCTGGAGAAACAGAGGGTATGA
- a CDS encoding DnaJ domain-containing protein, whose translation MDFIDYYKILQLIPTANTDEIKTAYRQLAKTTHPDKNREDKQATSNFQKLNDAYSTLSDTEKRRVYDLEYERQRRLNQPRFYTIGRTSESTNKNAAPFPWFSATFYAEPPPFNPEPMRLFVKIRESEDFIRQFKSCVSSTGKEVRRQKRTIQKKEEAVRALKEDILKHGTEKTREYAYGDGPSNLNRIRESSQIQAKTRRKAEIEAELKEEEEKLVAVQYRAA comes from the exons ATGGATTTTATTGACTACTATAAAATCTTGCAGTTGATTCCAACAGCAAATACAGATGAGATCAAGACGGCTTATCGACAACTGGCCAAGACGACACACCCAGATAAGAATCGCGAGGATAAACAAGCCACTTCCAATTTTCAAAAG CTCAACGACGCATACTCTACACTATCAGACACGGAAAAGCGTCGAGTTTACGATTTGGAGTACGAACGGCAAAGAAGATTAAATCAGCCTCGTTTTTATACTATAGGGAGAACAAGCGAATCCACGAATAAGAATGCTGCACCCTTTCCCTGGTTCAGTGCAACGTTCTACGCGGAACCTCCCCCATTCAACCCCGAACCAATGCGATTATTCGTTAAAATACGGGAATCGGAGGATTTCATTCGGCAGTTCAAGTCTTGCGTATCAAGCACCGGCAAAGAAGTGAGACGCCAAAAGCGAACGAtacaaaagaaagaagaagctgtaCGAGCTCTTAAAGAAGATATCTTGAAACACGGGACCGAAAAGACGAGGGAATATGCTTACGGGGATGGGCCGTCAAATTTAAACCGTATTAGAGAAAGCTCTCAGATTCAAGCGAAAACGAGACGTAAGGCTGAAATTGAAGCTGAGCtaaaggaggaagaagaaaagctG GTGGCCGTTCAATACCGTGCGGCGTAG